The sequence CAAATCACTTTCTAAACGATCCGGGTCACACACATCCATTCCTAACATCTGCATCCCGCCACAAATTCCTAAGACCCATCCCCCCTTTTGGTAATAGGTTTTGAGCCGCTCTGCCAAACCTATTTTGTGCAACCAATCTAAATCTAAAAGGGTAGTTTTACTCCCAGGAATCATCACCGCATCCGGGGTACCAAAATCTTGCTCTGAGTGAATGTAATGTACCTGCACGGTCGGCTCGAAAATTAAGGGGTCAAAATCGGTAGAGTTACTCATTTTAGGTAAATGGATAATCCCAATCTGTACATCCGTGTTAGTTTTCTGCCGATTGAGTAAACTCAAGGAATCTTCCGCCGGTAATGCCGATTCCAGCCAAGGGATCACACCCAACACAGAAATTCCGGTGGTATTTTCCAACCAATCTAATCCCGATTGCAGAATAGACAATTGTCCCCGAAATTTATTGATAATCAAACCTTTAATTAATGCCCGTTCCTCTGGTTCCAACAACGCCAACGTGCCAAGGATATGGGCAAACACACCCCCTGGATTTATATCCCCTACCAAAATCGTTTTTGCCTGGAGATATTTAGCGACCCGCATATTGGTTAAATCCCGATGCTTGAGGTTAATTTCCGCTGGCGAACCCGCCCCTTCACACACGATGTAATCGTATTCCCGTTGCAATGCCGCCAATGCCTCAGTGATTGCCTGCCACCCCCGCTCAAAGTAATTTTGGTAATAATCCGCCGCCCGGGTTACGCCCACCGCCCGCCCCCGGATGATGACCTGGGAAGTCATATCTCCTTGGGGTTTCAGCAGGATCGGATTCATCGCAGTCGTCGGAACAATGTCTGCCGCCCATGCCTGCACCGCCTGAGCGTAACCCATTTCGCCCCCATCCGCCGTGACATAGGCATTCAGCGCCATATTTTGCCCCTTGAACGGAGCGACCCGATAGCCCTGTTGCGCCAACCAACCGCACAATGCTGTAACTAACAGGGATTTCCCCGCATTCGACGTACAACCAACCACCATCAAAGCAGGCATAATGGGAACGTATCTTGCGAATTTTCCCCTACCATCATGGAGCATTTAACCAAATCCCGTTACATGAAAGGCGTACAATGCCCCAAATCCCTATGGCTAGATTTTCATGACCCCAGCAAAGCCAGCCCTCCCTCGGATACCCAAAAAAGCCAATTTCAACAGGGAACTGAGGTCGGTATCTTGGGACGCACCTATTTTCCTGGGGGAGTATTAGTCACTGGATTTGGCAACCAAAAATGCCAAGAAAAAACCGCACATTTACTTGCCCAACGGG comes from Synechococcus sp. C9 and encodes:
- the cobQ gene encoding cobyric acid synthase CobQ, with the protein product MPALMVVGCTSNAGKSLLVTALCGWLAQQGYRVAPFKGQNMALNAYVTADGGEMGYAQAVQAWAADIVPTTAMNPILLKPQGDMTSQVIIRGRAVGVTRAADYYQNYFERGWQAITEALAALQREYDYIVCEGAGSPAEINLKHRDLTNMRVAKYLQAKTILVGDINPGGVFAHILGTLALLEPEERALIKGLIINKFRGQLSILQSGLDWLENTTGISVLGVIPWLESALPAEDSLSLLNRQKTNTDVQIGIIHLPKMSNSTDFDPLIFEPTVQVHYIHSEQDFGTPDAVMIPGSKTTLLDLDWLHKIGLAERLKTYYQKGGWVLGICGGMQMLGMDVCDPDRLESDLTQGQGLGLLPIKTTITGAKITQQREVLSVAPIPNLMVRGYEIHQGFTQVIGEINPLLTDPHLGYVDGTGRIWGTYLHGIWENGAWRRAWLNQLRSQRGLAPLSLNVPDFPHQRRQMLQQLTQTVAECIPWGQFLRDS